Proteins encoded by one window of Acidobacteriota bacterium:
- a CDS encoding Spy/CpxP family protein refolding chaperone, whose amino-acid sequence MRKRFSLLAVFALLLTAGLTVAAEPGQRGSHRGGHFGDRLAERLDLTADQKAAWETLRDEHRAQMEPLMTQIHEQRDQIREALESGSADATAVGQLMINNHRLLEQIKASREALDEAFRGLLTTEQQQTLDEIKASRGERGDRSHRGHRGHRGGGPGFGL is encoded by the coding sequence ATGCGCAAGAGATTCTCACTTCTCGCCGTTTTCGCCCTCCTGCTCACCGCCGGCCTCACCGTGGCGGCGGAGCCGGGACAGCGAGGCAGCCACCGCGGCGGACACTTCGGCGACCGCCTCGCAGAACGGCTCGACCTGACCGCCGATCAGAAGGCAGCCTGGGAAACCCTGCGCGACGAGCATCGCGCCCAGATGGAGCCGCTGATGACTCAGATCCACGAGCAGCGGGACCAGATCCGGGAGGCGCTGGAGAGTGGCTCCGCCGACGCCACCGCCGTGGGTCAGCTGATGATCAACAACCATCGGCTCCTCGAACAGATCAAGGCTTCCCGGGAAGCCCTGGACGAGGCCTTCCGTGGCCTGCTGACCACCGAGCAGCAGCAAACCCTGGACGAGATCAAAGCCAGCCGCGGCGAGCGCGGTGACCGGAGCCATCGCGGCCATCGCGGCCACCGCGGCGGCGGCCCCGGCTTCGGCCTCTGA
- a CDS encoding HAMP domain-containing sensor histidine kinase encodes MSTLRKRPDASLLIALFLMLLLVAVATLQYRWATRISEAEEQRLAASLSTGAQRLADDFDRELTRAFVTFLPVVHHPRGDLEGHLARRLQWWQDASPYPQLIEEVLIWQPASVDALGGPQLVRLRPGDASAEPIPWPRELEPLRQWLTSRSRRPPPGSEGPLLGRLPGLLLRGGLLGARSSEVPWVVLRLDQDYLSEQLLPELVQRHLLLGADGEVNVTVRRGDGEAVFQWGAGVPVSSADLERGLFDLRPFPELVTPETASREEETQEGETDEGGAQEDASQQEDLRAQESGAKRSRRASDRDAVRRDRRHDHGSLDHDRSRWSRRFQSLAARLGGGPPAWTLQVAHPAGSLERAVAVTRRRHLAVSLGVLFLLAGSVLLIVLAARRAQRLARQQMELVAGVTHELYTPLAAIRSAGQNLADGVVSEPQQVRRYGSLVETEGRRLSTMVSRMLELAGLGSGQRSLAMEPVSVPELVRKALDERRQLLEASGIEAEVRLAEGLPPVLGDPDALQRALGNLVENAAKHGQGGAPGRMGDGGGWLGIRGEERRGRRGTQVALTVEDRGAGLAAEDLPHLFEAFYRGRGVSSQVHGSGLGLALVQRIAEAHGGRVVSGAGHGGRGAAFTLLLPAAPSPVESSPSGGSS; translated from the coding sequence ATGTCGACGCTCCGGAAGCGCCCAGACGCTTCGCTCCTCATCGCCCTCTTCCTGATGCTGCTGCTGGTGGCGGTGGCGACCCTGCAATATCGCTGGGCCACCCGCATCAGCGAAGCCGAGGAGCAGCGGCTGGCGGCCAGCTTGAGCACCGGTGCCCAGCGTCTGGCGGACGACTTCGACCGCGAGCTCACCCGCGCCTTCGTCACCTTCCTGCCGGTGGTGCACCACCCGCGGGGGGATCTGGAGGGGCATCTCGCTCGCCGCCTTCAGTGGTGGCAGGACGCCAGCCCTTATCCCCAGCTCATCGAGGAGGTCCTGATCTGGCAGCCCGCATCCGTGGACGCCCTCGGCGGTCCGCAGCTCGTCCGCCTGCGACCGGGGGACGCCTCGGCGGAGCCCATTCCCTGGCCGCGGGAGCTCGAGCCCCTGCGCCAATGGCTGACCTCTCGAAGCCGCCGCCCACCGCCGGGTTCCGAGGGCCCGTTGCTCGGGCGGTTGCCCGGGCTGTTGCTACGCGGCGGACTGCTGGGGGCTCGTTCGTCGGAGGTACCGTGGGTGGTGCTGCGGCTGGATCAGGACTATCTGAGCGAGCAATTGTTGCCGGAGCTGGTGCAGCGGCATTTACTGCTGGGAGCCGATGGCGAGGTCAATGTCACCGTGCGCCGGGGAGACGGCGAGGCGGTCTTCCAATGGGGTGCGGGGGTTCCCGTCTCCTCGGCGGATTTGGAACGGGGTCTTTTCGATCTGCGGCCCTTCCCGGAGCTGGTGACCCCGGAGACGGCGAGCCGGGAAGAGGAGACCCAGGAAGGCGAGACTGACGAAGGCGGAGCTCAGGAAGACGCTAGCCAACAGGAGGATCTCCGCGCACAAGAGTCCGGCGCGAAGCGTAGCCGGAGAGCCTCCGACCGCGACGCGGTGCGCCGGGACCGCAGACACGACCACGGTTCGTTGGATCATGACCGCTCGCGGTGGAGCCGGCGATTTCAGTCGCTGGCGGCGCGTCTCGGGGGCGGGCCTCCGGCCTGGACTCTGCAGGTAGCGCATCCCGCCGGCTCCTTGGAGCGAGCGGTGGCGGTGACGCGCCGGCGTCATCTGGCGGTGAGTCTCGGGGTGCTCTTCTTGCTGGCGGGGAGCGTCTTGCTCATCGTGTTGGCGGCGCGGCGAGCGCAACGGCTGGCGCGCCAGCAGATGGAGCTCGTGGCCGGTGTCACCCACGAGCTCTACACGCCGCTGGCGGCCATTCGTTCCGCCGGCCAGAACCTCGCCGACGGCGTGGTGTCGGAGCCCCAGCAAGTGCGCCGCTACGGTTCGCTGGTGGAGACCGAGGGCCGCCGGCTGTCCACCATGGTCAGCCGCATGCTCGAGTTGGCGGGGTTGGGCTCCGGCCAGCGCTCCCTGGCCATGGAGCCGGTGTCGGTGCCGGAGCTGGTCCGCAAGGCCTTGGACGAGCGCCGCCAGCTGCTGGAGGCCAGCGGTATCGAGGCGGAGGTTCGGCTGGCGGAGGGTCTGCCGCCGGTCTTGGGAGATCCTGATGCTTTGCAACGGGCCCTGGGGAACCTGGTAGAGAACGCTGCCAAACATGGCCAGGGAGGCGCGCCGGGCCGGATGGGCGATGGTGGCGGCTGGCTGGGCATCCGAGGCGAGGAGCGCCGGGGCCGCCGGGGAACGCAGGTGGCGCTGACGGTGGAAGACCGCGGCGCCGGATTGGCGGCGGAGGATCTCCCTCACCTCTTCGAGGCCTTCTACCGTGGCCGTGGGGTGTCCAGCCAGGTTCACGGCAGTGGCCTGGGGTTGGCCCTGGTGCAGCGCATCGCCGAGGCCCACGGCGGGCGGGTGGTCTCTGGAGCCGGTCATGGGGGCCGGGGCGCCGCTTTCACATTGTTGTTGCCGGCAGCGCCGTCACCGGTGGAGTCATCGCCCTCGGGGGGTAGCTCATGA
- a CDS encoding efflux RND transporter permease subunit: protein MAETRVNPIVRYAVSHPVTLGMALLGVLVLGALSLSRLPLEFLPTFSSSNISVNAPYPSSSPQEVERLVVRPLEASLSTINGVETLSANASPNGATLNLSFLDGTDMDLAAVEVRDRIDRVRNQLPDDLERLTIRRFQSTDIPILRADLSASWPRDELYDFAERVLSPRLERLEGVAQVNVEGLLLPELQINLDPARLEAHGIDSRTLGQVLRNNHLNLSAGHLDEGNRKLLVRTLGEVQSPEELRRLPINGQGLRLEDVAEVRYTFPEQEEFNFLNGVESLTVSVNKASTANLLAVVERVKAELAAVQELPEAEGLELRIFRDTSTDVREGLSQLRNAGLVGGLLAILAVYFFLRRFRTTLLVAVAIPVSVVATFVLMYLMRQGGLSDLTLNVVSLAGLMLALGMLVDNSVVVIESVFRHRNELDQDARTAALHGTSEVALPIVASTATTICVFLPLIFLASGGRFRLYMENIGLTVCIVMVASLVVALTVVPMVASFVLAGQTSQPERILKGMTNGYRRLLAFTLRHRLVFVLAMVFLLWGSLRLFASIERSFSGRSMDRQVEIEVDTPPNYSLAQTRELFEEIYGILDSRRQELDIADISYSYSRTGGRNQGGWRSSREFDIYLVDEEEGSLTTVEVREKIRPLLPVKAGVNLRLVTTRGRGASSGVEVQLMGPDPGTLELMARTVADRLAEEPMLRDVTTSLQDGDQEIRVTVARERADRSGLSTQMVASTISSALSSRAVSHFKTDQREVDMVMQLRPEDRRTLQQLEALPVLSGSSPLPLGALASFQRVAGPRSIERENHQSQVTVSANTASGSPSFAALGTVQRTLDSLSLPPGYSWSFGRWNRFQQQDQDSGLFALLFALPLVYMLLAALFESFAQPFTIMFSVPFALLGVAVVMKWAGQPWDTMSVIGLIVLLGVVVNNAIVLIDHINYLRQHGYSRDEAILKGGQHRLRPILITAVTTVLGLLPMVAPFLFPQWFGPVEGRAASWAPIGLVIVGGLTTSTFLTLMIIPTIYSLVDDVSRFAARVARAL from the coding sequence ATGGCTGAAACTAGAGTCAATCCCATCGTCCGCTACGCGGTGAGCCATCCGGTCACCCTGGGCATGGCCTTGCTCGGGGTGTTGGTCTTGGGGGCTCTCAGCCTGAGTCGGCTGCCGTTGGAGTTCTTGCCTACCTTCTCCTCGTCCAACATCTCGGTCAACGCCCCCTACCCGTCCTCGTCGCCGCAGGAGGTGGAACGCCTGGTGGTGCGCCCGCTGGAGGCGTCCCTCAGCACCATCAACGGTGTCGAAACCCTCTCCGCCAACGCCTCCCCCAACGGTGCCACCCTCAACCTGAGCTTCCTCGACGGCACCGACATGGACCTGGCGGCGGTGGAGGTGCGGGACCGCATCGATCGGGTGCGCAATCAGCTGCCGGACGACCTGGAGCGGCTGACCATCCGGCGCTTCCAGAGCACCGACATTCCGATCCTGCGGGCGGATCTCAGCGCTTCGTGGCCGCGGGACGAGCTCTACGACTTCGCCGAGCGGGTTCTCAGTCCGCGCCTCGAACGGCTGGAGGGGGTGGCTCAGGTCAATGTCGAGGGGCTGCTCCTGCCGGAGCTCCAGATCAACCTCGACCCCGCCCGCCTGGAGGCTCACGGCATCGACTCCCGGACTCTGGGGCAGGTGCTGCGCAACAACCATCTCAACCTCTCCGCCGGCCATCTGGACGAGGGCAACCGCAAACTCCTGGTGCGCACCCTCGGCGAGGTGCAGAGCCCGGAAGAGCTGCGACGCCTGCCGATCAACGGTCAGGGGCTGCGGCTCGAGGATGTGGCGGAGGTGCGCTACACCTTTCCCGAGCAGGAGGAATTCAACTTCCTCAACGGCGTCGAGTCCCTCACCGTCAGCGTCAACAAGGCGTCCACCGCCAATCTGCTGGCGGTGGTGGAGCGGGTCAAGGCGGAGCTCGCCGCGGTCCAGGAGCTGCCGGAGGCCGAGGGGTTGGAGCTGCGGATCTTCCGCGACACCTCCACCGACGTGCGCGAGGGCCTGAGCCAGCTACGCAACGCCGGGCTGGTGGGCGGCCTGCTGGCGATTCTGGCGGTGTATTTCTTCCTGCGCCGCTTCCGCACCACCCTCCTGGTGGCGGTGGCGATTCCGGTGTCGGTGGTGGCGACCTTCGTGCTCATGTATCTGATGCGCCAGGGAGGGCTATCGGACCTCACCCTCAATGTGGTCAGTCTGGCCGGGCTGATGCTCGCCCTGGGTATGTTGGTGGACAATTCGGTGGTGGTCATCGAGTCGGTCTTCCGCCACCGCAACGAGCTCGACCAGGACGCCCGCACCGCCGCCCTCCACGGCACCAGCGAAGTGGCTCTGCCCATCGTCGCCTCCACCGCCACCACCATCTGCGTTTTCCTGCCGCTGATCTTCCTCGCCTCCGGCGGCCGGTTCCGGTTGTACATGGAGAACATCGGCCTCACCGTGTGCATCGTCATGGTGGCCTCCTTGGTGGTGGCGCTGACGGTGGTGCCCATGGTCGCCTCCTTCGTCCTCGCCGGTCAGACCTCCCAGCCGGAGCGCATCCTCAAGGGCATGACCAACGGCTATCGGCGCCTGCTGGCCTTCACCCTGCGCCATCGGCTGGTCTTCGTCCTCGCCATGGTTTTCCTTCTGTGGGGCTCGCTACGCCTCTTCGCTTCCATCGAGCGTTCCTTCTCCGGCCGCTCCATGGATCGCCAGGTGGAGATCGAGGTGGACACGCCGCCCAACTACTCCCTGGCCCAGACCCGGGAGCTGTTCGAAGAGATCTACGGGATTCTCGACTCCCGCCGGCAGGAGCTCGACATCGCCGACATCTCGTATTCCTACAGCCGCACCGGTGGACGCAACCAGGGCGGCTGGCGCAGCTCGCGGGAATTCGACATCTACCTGGTGGACGAGGAGGAGGGCTCGCTGACGACGGTGGAGGTGCGGGAAAAGATCCGCCCTCTGCTGCCGGTGAAGGCGGGGGTGAATCTGCGCTTGGTGACCACTCGTGGCCGCGGCGCCAGCTCCGGTGTCGAGGTGCAGCTCATGGGGCCGGACCCCGGCACCCTCGAGCTCATGGCCCGCACGGTGGCGGATCGCCTGGCGGAAGAACCCATGTTGCGGGACGTCACCACCTCCCTCCAGGACGGCGACCAGGAAATCCGGGTCACCGTGGCGCGGGAGCGGGCGGACCGCTCCGGCCTGTCCACCCAGATGGTGGCGAGCACCATCAGCAGCGCTCTGTCGAGCCGCGCGGTGAGCCATTTCAAGACCGATCAGCGGGAAGTGGACATGGTGATGCAGCTGCGGCCGGAGGATCGCAGAACTCTCCAGCAGCTGGAGGCGCTGCCGGTGCTCTCGGGGAGCTCACCGCTGCCTCTGGGGGCCTTGGCCAGCTTTCAGCGGGTGGCGGGCCCGCGCAGCATCGAGCGGGAGAACCACCAGAGCCAGGTAACGGTCTCCGCCAACACCGCCTCCGGCAGCCCTTCCTTCGCCGCTCTGGGAACGGTGCAGCGCACCCTCGACAGCCTCAGCCTGCCGCCGGGCTACAGCTGGAGTTTTGGACGCTGGAACCGCTTCCAGCAGCAGGATCAGGACAGCGGGCTTTTCGCCCTCCTCTTCGCTCTGCCGCTGGTCTACATGCTGCTGGCGGCGCTCTTCGAGAGCTTCGCTCAGCCCTTCACCATCATGTTTTCGGTACCCTTTGCGCTCCTCGGCGTGGCGGTGGTGATGAAGTGGGCGGGGCAGCCCTGGGACACCATGTCGGTGATCGGTTTGATCGTGCTCCTGGGGGTGGTGGTGAACAATGCCATCGTGCTCATCGACCACATCAACTACTTGCGCCAGCATGGCTACAGCCGCGACGAGGCGATTCTCAAGGGCGGTCAGCACCGGCTGCGGCCGATCCTGATCACCGCCGTCACCACCGTCCTGGGCCTGCTGCCCATGGTGGCTCCGTTCCTCTTCCCTCAATGGTTCGGGCCGGTGGAGGGGCGCGCTGCCAGCTGGGCTCCCATCGGCCTGGTCATCGTCGGTGGCCTGACCACTTCCACCTTTCTCACCTTGATGATCATCCCCACCATCTACTCTTTGGTGGACGACGTCTCACGTTTTGCGGCGCGGGTGGCGCGGGCTCTATGA
- a CDS encoding response regulator transcription factor — protein sequence MSALKASPAPPRRILLVEDEPSLRLTLTDRLRAEGYQVTAAEDGESALDLVAEEAFDLVVLDVMLPGIDGFEVCRRLRAGGQELPVLMLTARSQVVDRVVGLKLGADDYLSKPFETIELMARIEALLRRARAPLESPRDSYAFGDVVVDFRRAEVQRNQQVVDVSSMELRLLAYFVEHRGEVLSRDQLLDEVWGYEAQPVTRTVDVHVASLRQKIEPNPSHPRYIVTVHRRGYRFDG from the coding sequence ATGAGCGCCCTCAAAGCCTCGCCAGCGCCGCCGCGGCGCATCCTGCTGGTGGAGGACGAGCCCAGCCTGCGGCTGACCCTCACGGATCGGCTTCGGGCCGAGGGCTATCAGGTCACCGCCGCCGAGGACGGTGAGAGCGCCCTCGACCTCGTCGCCGAGGAGGCGTTCGATCTGGTGGTGCTGGACGTCATGCTCCCCGGCATCGACGGCTTCGAGGTCTGCCGCCGGCTGCGCGCTGGCGGGCAGGAGCTGCCGGTGCTCATGCTCACCGCCCGCAGCCAGGTGGTGGATCGGGTGGTGGGGCTCAAGCTGGGCGCCGACGACTACCTTTCCAAACCGTTTGAAACCATCGAGCTGATGGCCCGTATCGAGGCCTTGCTGCGGCGCGCCCGGGCGCCGCTGGAGTCGCCCCGGGACAGCTATGCCTTCGGTGATGTGGTGGTGGACTTTCGCCGCGCCGAGGTGCAGCGGAATCAGCAAGTGGTAGACGTTTCGAGCATGGAGCTTCGCTTGCTGGCATACTTCGTCGAGCATCGGGGCGAGGTGCTGAGCCGCGACCAGCTGCTGGACGAGGTCTGGGGCTACGAGGCGCAGCCGGTGACCCGCACCGTCGACGTCCACGTGGCCTCGCTGCGGCAGAAGATCGAGCCCAACCCTTCCCACCCTCGATACATCGTCACCGTCCATCGCCGGGGATACCGTTTCGATGGCTGA